A single Manduca sexta isolate Smith_Timp_Sample1 chromosome 11, JHU_Msex_v1.0, whole genome shotgun sequence DNA region contains:
- the LOC115441649 gene encoding LOW QUALITY PROTEIN: uncharacterized protein LOC115441649 (The sequence of the model RefSeq protein was modified relative to this genomic sequence to represent the inferred CDS: deleted 2 bases in 1 codon): protein MTKVLALFNCRYYLKFGSIGQKAANCKLSICCISIMVSNKVVSKKWISEETSDEEDLFNHCKEMELVCYAITKVILDADNKWKGITGKNTSPSLSNRKYIMELVNIQVLDQIIEYLAKLVKSYYKLNPKLARLKKDNGLLESKHDHIFDKMCSSRFIMLQTIRGLITTILNTCLHREDSRKMIESCLSLVTTYNYLLGLSYKRFTTKFNIGSNTYPNTVSETKPFTLTKVVQILSKSRVEINCQRLINCLVKVYKPEDISDNDSTTSTAESLEIYHTLTKHITPPTSSGPRDLTDKRREAFIENKKAKMKHAQSLVEIKNEQNKMLSDIIGGQNSDSEVPYTSLLANEFTLENIFTNEDNVNSILQSEEMYIEILLDTVANMCPMLLGNSGVKKLKTGRLQASKKAAHKVTEYYQNILWGDVGSCLEHIVLWWSSCPLAIRSPNTCQNLREWLFSTFNVNNTPDLILSALRILADALGCHVTSSSWDRHFGATLTTNLKPTALKLYPGLSLYISESTESGANFALMLQELVTLNNQCEVTWEYILGAPIEDLPIVEQIPILHRLDHSIHTYRLWCLAETRRLANVWEMDDFFRIAHNDMQACMEQLINLRFADHTTTIESGKIGVHENVCAKMREKLVSEVKVNIQKLKEATEEITIVLASVCATTSLAHLTMIFPTNAEWRRVTRPQPSHSIYVHEFLDKMLLPVIKATQDVITLNMVLRIMCESWLHHIYVAKVKFSKEAALQLLADFNEVRNWLNDNILIATAARKQMLQNEVLRRCEGVGRLLLHAPGDLISMQDSTMQSAQHLRKDDNDNTEQLMPAEMYVPNQKQWLTLRAKKLKGPVGFTLCCIVLI, encoded by the exons ATGACGAAG GTACTTGCTCTGTTTAATTGCCGTTATTATCTGAAGTTCGGATCGATTGGGCAAAAGGCAGCTAATTGCAAG ttaagTATTTGTTGTATTAGCATTATGGTTTCAAATAAAGTGGTAAGCAAGAAATGGATTAGCGAAGAGACATCGGATGAAGAAGATTTGTTTAATCACTGTAAGGAAATGGAGTTGGTTTGCTATGCTATTACTAAAGTAATATTAGATGCGGATAATAAATGGAAAGGCATTACTGGGAAGAATACCAGCCCTTCTTTATctaacagaaaatatattatggaatTGGTCAATATTCAG GTTTTAGATCAAATCATAGAATATTTAGCAAAATTAGTGAAgtcatattacaaattaaatccTAAATTAGCAAGGTTAAAAAAAGACAACGGTTTGCTTGAAAGCAAACACGAccatatttttgataaaatgtgCAGCAGTAGGTTTATAATGCTACAAACAATTCGAGGTCTTATAACGACAATATTAAACACGTGCCTTCATAGGGAAGATTCTAGAAAAATGATTGAATCTTGTTTGAG TTTAGTTACAACGTATAATTATCTGCTTGGCCTGAGTTATAAAAGATTTACAACCAAATTCAACATTGGAAGTAACACATATCCCAACACAGTCAGTGAAACGAAGCCCTTTACATTGACCAAAGTTGTTCAG ATATTATCAAAAAGTCGTGTTGAAATAAACTGTCAGCGGCTTATTAATTGCTTGGTAAAAGTTTACAAGCCTGAAGATATTTCCGACAATGATTCAACGACGAGCACGGCAGAGAGTTTAGAAATATATCA CACTTTAACAAAACACATTACTCCACCAACGTCGTCCGGTCCTCGAGATTTGACCGAT AAACGTCGAGAAGCATTCATAGAGAACAAAAAAGCCAAAATGAAACACGCTCAAAGCCTCgtcgaaataaaaaatgagcaaaacaaaatgttaagtGATATCATCGGCGGACAAAACTCTGATAGTGAAGTGCCTTATACGTCGTTGTTAGCAAATGAATTCACTCtggaaaacatttttactaacGAAG ATAATGTTAATAGTATTTTACAAAGTGAAGAAATGTACATAGAGATACTGTTGGATACGGTGGCAAATATGTGTCCAATGTTGTTGGGAAATAGCGGTGTAAAAAAACTGAAAACTG gtCGACTACAAGCGAGCAAAAAAGCGGCACATAAAGTGACTGAATACTACCAGAATATACTTTGGGGGGACGTCGGAAGTTGTCTAGAACATATAGTATTGTGGTGGTCGTCGTGTCCATTAGCGATACG ATCGCCAAATACATGTCAAAATCTTCGAGAATGGTTATTTAGCacatttaatgtaaata atacTCCAGATTTAATATTATCGGCATTAAGAATATTGGCAGATGCCTTAGGTTGTCATGTTACTTCTTCGTCTTGGGATAGGCATTTTGG tgCTACATTAACAACAAATCTAAAACCAACTGCGCTCAAACTGTATCCCGGTTTGTCTCTTTACATTTCAGAG AGTACAGAATCTGGAGCAAACTTCGCCTTAATGCTTCAGGAGCTAGTCACTTTAAACAATCAGTGCGAAGTGACATGGGAATACATTTTAGGTGCCCCGATAGAAGATTTACCAATTGTAGAACAAATACCTATATTACACAGACTTG ATCACTCAATCCACACGTACAGGCTATGGTGCTTGGCTGAAACGCGTCGGCTGGCCAACGTGTGGGAGATGGATGACTTCTTCCGCATCGCACACAATGACATGCAGGCTTGTATGGAGCAATTGATCAATTTAAGATTTGCTGATCATACTACCACTATAGAATcag GTAAAATCGGTGTCCATGAAAATGTTTGCGCAAAAATGAGGGAGAAATTAGTGTCGGAGGTCAAAGttaacatacaaaaattaaag GAGGCAACGGAAGAAATCACCATAGTTTTGGCTTCGGTTTGTGCTACAACCAGTCTGGCGCATCTCACAATGATCTTCCCCACCAACGCTGAATGGCGAAGAGTGACTAGACCTCAACCATCGCATTCTATTTACGTACACGAGTTTTTAG ataaaatGCTGTTACCTGTAATTAAAGCCACACAGGATGTGATTACATTAAACATGGTGCTTAGAATTATGTGCGAATCATGGTTACATCATATTTACGTCGCTAAAGTTAAATTTAG CAAGGAGGCAGCACTTCAACTATTAGCTGATTTCAACGAGGTACGGAATTGGTTAAACGACAACATACTTATTGCAACAGCCGCTAGAAAGCAAATGCTACAAAACGAAGTGTTAAg GAGATGCGAAGGTGTTGGCAGACTGCTGCTACATGCGCCTGGCGATCTTATCTCGATGCAAGACTCCACCATGCAATCAGCTCAGCATCTACGTAAAGACG aTAACGATAATACAGAACAACTGATGCCTGCCGAGATGTACGTACCCAATCAGAAACAGTGGCTCACGTTACGAGCCAAGAAACTAAAAGGACCTGTCGGTTTCACACTTTGctgtattgtattaatatga